A window from Heteronotia binoei isolate CCM8104 ecotype False Entrance Well chromosome 15, APGP_CSIRO_Hbin_v1, whole genome shotgun sequence encodes these proteins:
- the TRIM56 gene encoding E3 ubiquitin-protein ligase TRIM56 — protein sequence MAARGSSLSEALTSGFLTCPICLEHLRQPKILPCLHTFCGDCLLPLAAGGQEELRCPECRERVPLPAGVEGLKTNFFINGLLDLVRPTGGRAGALCSLCPLLSQETSQPAVSRCLDCADDLCQACANGHRCSRLTHSHCVVDLEGYLSGEHDEEVRRRQASRCQEHRGEVLRFFCTPCATPLCGECRLGPHLEHPCLSLPEAAEARCPIIVGLLAGVEEKVGLLAQARGRLEEQLEYLKAHEDSVRGAVEHTFCQAVQQLLALQEEVLAQLSGSMEERQKAAQVLHSELAFQEQVASSTVAFAQQVLSLGQAAEIVSLEQMISERLRQLQSFSWEPLALRLPHLADHPDLQSTLRGLFHLEFREEKALGQVPEGTEGGPTKAAQKKKRKQQQPPPLARDEAEKAPGQKKPSCPREPPCLSLPSTQPEVPQLTPKALFSSSFWVKVPSDKKRPQVTGLCPLGSAELLVADTQNGKLKRFSLQGDFKGFIPVPSDVAPFSVAAVGGKVAFTAGSRLFLLSGQGGLMWQKALKQGQASHAVTSVGDNRVAVSVAGYLEVYDLDGRLVEKVAPGGRGERSLVFLAAHKGGFVASDWYRHSLVVFSSQGQLVAECREDELEGCQPGAVCADATGILYVVLWEQNRVVAFSGAGEPLGPFLTAENSIDQPRVATLTREGRFAVALSNGTIHVFKIRYERK from the coding sequence ATGGCTGCCCGGGGCTCCTCCCTCTCGGAGGCCCTCACCAGCGGCTTCCTCACCTGCCCCATCTGCCTGGAGCACCTTCGGCAGCCCAAAATCCTCCCCTGCCTCCACACCTTCTGTGGCGACTGCCTGCTGCCGCTGGCTGCCGGAGGGCAGGAAGAGCTGCGGTGCCCAGAGTGCCGGGAGCGGGTCCCCCTCCCAGCTGGCGTCGAGGGCCTCAAGACCAACTTCTTCATCAACGGCCTCCTGGACCTCGTCCGCCCCACGGGAGGGAGGGCAGGTGCCCTCTGCAGCCTGTGCCCGCTGCTCAGCCAGGAGACCAGCCAGCCTGCTGTGTCGCGATGCCTGGACTGTGCCGATGACCTGTGCCAGGCTTGTGCCAACGGGCACCGCTGCTCCCGCCTCACCCACAGCCACTGTGTCGTTGACCTGGAGGGCTACCTGTCTGGAGAGCATGACGAGGAGGTCCGGAGGCGGCAGGCCTCCCGCTGCCAGGAGCACCGCGGGGAAGTCTTGCGTTTCTTCTGCACCCCGTGTGCCACTCCCCTCTGCGGGGAGTGCCGCCTGGGCCCCCATCTGGAGCACCCCTGCCTGTCCCTGCCGGAGGCCGCCGAGGCCCGCTGCCCCATCATCGTGGGCCTCCTGGCGGGGGTGGAGGAGAAGGTGGGCCTCCTCGCCCAGGCCCGGGGCCGGCTGGAGGAGCAGCTGGAGTATCTGAAGGCGCACGAGGACAGCGTCCGAGGCGCGGTGGAGCACACGTTCTGCCAGGCGGTGCAGCAGCTGCTTGCCCTGCAGGAGGAGGTGCTGGCCCAGCTCTCGGGCTCCATGGAGGAGAGGCAGAAGGCCGCCCAAGTGCTCCACTCGGAGCTGGCCTTCCAGGAGCAGGTGGCCTCCAGCACggtggcttttgcccagcaggtgCTGAGCCTGGGCCAGGCAGCGGAGATTGTCTCCTTGGAGCAGATGATCTCGGAGCGGCTGAGGCAGCTGCAGAGTTTCTCGTGGGAACCCCTCGCCCTCAGGCTGCCGCACCTCGCAGACCACCCCGACCTCCAGAGCACCCTCCGCGGCTTGTTCCACCTGGAGTTCCGGGAGGAGAAGGCCCTGGGGCAGGTCCCCGAGGGTACAGAGGGGGGGCCCACGAAAGcagcccagaagaagaagaggaagcagcagcagccgcccccCCTTGCCCGTGATGAAGCGGAGAAGGCACCCggccaaaagaagcccagctGCCCCAGGGAGCCCCCCTGCCTCAGCCTGCCTTCCACGCAGCCAGAAGTCCCCCAGCTCACCCCCAAGGCTCTCTTCTCGAGCAGCTTCTGGGTAAAGGTGCCCAGCGACAAGAAACGCCCGCAGGTGACTGGCCTGTGTCCCTTGGGCTCTGCTGAGCTCCTCGTGGCCGACACACAGAATGGGAAGCTGAAGAGGTTCTCGCTGCAGGGGGACTTCAAAGGCTTCATCCCTGTGCCGAGTGACGTGGCCCCCTTCAGCGTGGCTGCTGTGGGTGGCAAAGTGGCCTTCACTGCTGGCTCTCGCCTCTTCCTCTTGAGCGGCCAGGGGGGCCTCATGTGGCAGAAGGCACTTAAGCAGGGCCAAGCCAGCCACGCCGTgacctcagtgggggacaatCGCGTGGCGGTGAGCGTGGCGGGGTACCTGGAGGTGTATGACTTGGACGGGCGGCTGGTGGAGAAGGTGGCCCCCGGGGGCAGGGGGGAGCGGAGCCTGGTCTTCCTGGCTGCCCACAAGGGGGGCTTCGTGGCCTCCGACTGGTACCGCCATAGCCTGGTGGTCTTTAGCAGCCAGGGGCAGTTGGTGGCGGAGTGCCGAGAGGACGAGCTGGAGGGGTGCCAGCCGGGGGCCGTCTGTGCCGATGCCACGGGGATCCTTTACGTGGTGCTGTGGGAGCAGAACAGGGTCGTGGCTTTCTCGGGGGCTGGAGAGCCACTCGGCCCCTTCCTGACCGCTGAGAACAGCATCGACCAGCCCCGGGTGGCCACCCTGACCAGGGAGGGACGCTTTGCAGTGGCTCTGAGTAACGGAACCATCCATGTCTTCAAGATCAGATATGAAAGGAAGTGA